A genomic window from Lotus japonicus ecotype B-129 chromosome 1, LjGifu_v1.2 includes:
- the LOC130730960 gene encoding transcription factor MYB61-like, with protein sequence MGRHSCCYKQKLRKGLWSPDEDEKLLNYITQHGHGCWSSVPKLAGLQRCGKSCRLRWINYLRPDLKRGAFSQQEEDSIIELHAVLGNRWSQIAAQLPGRTDNEIKNLWNSSLKKKLRQRGIDPNTHQPLCEVEIIKDKDYKEPTPDNKTIHKASVGSNHEMINSLIDPPKQKATTSISIERYHPLQMSSTSNNIINNNTTSTQELFQDKFGTTCHDQGYFSFYGSPNMGNIPSSFCFIPGSSTSDLNNSSTINFSMLNSVSTSILPKHVKSNNPSISSDSSSITQLQNSTNFYDAQSHHHVPLQAELQQEGIKWSEYLNTPLFLGNAAVKNQSTTTTTTTQSIYSSDEVIKPAEPSGFITDESSTTWHQHHFQPLDLYTKDMQRFSVAFGQTL encoded by the exons ATGGGAAGACACTCTTGCTGTTACAAGCAGAAGCTTCGGAAAGGACTCTGGTCTCCAGATGAAGATGAAAAGCTTTTGAATTACATCACACAACATGGCCATGGTTGTTGGAGTTCAGTTCCAAAGCTAGCTG GTTTGCAGAGGTGTGGGAAGAGTTGCAGATTGAGGTGGATAAATTACCTTAGACCGGATTTGAAGAGGGGAGCATTCTCACAGCAGGAAGAGGATTCAATAATTGAACTTCATGCAGTACTTGGCAACAG GTGGTCTCAGATTGCAGCTCAGTTACCAGGAAGAACTGACAATGAGATAAAGAATTTATGGAATTCCAGTCTGAAGAAGAAACTGAGGCAAAGAGGCATTGACCCAAACACCCACCAACCACTCTGTGAGGTTGAGATCATCAAGGACAAAGATTACAAGGAACCCACACCTGACAACAAAACCATTCATAAAGCCTCAGTGGGCTCCAATCATGAAATGATTAATAGTCTCATTGATCCACCAAAACAAAAGGCAACAACTTCTATCTCCATAGAGAGATACCACCCTCTTCAAATGTCTTCAACCTCCAACAACATCATCAACAATAACACCACCAGCACTCAGGAATTATTCCAAGACAAGTTTGGTACTACTTGTCATGATCAGGGATATTTCTCTTTCTATGGATCACCAAACATGGGAAACATTCCTTCATCATTTTGCTTCATCCCAGGTTCTTCCACTTCAGACCTCAATAATTCTAGTACTATAAACTTTTCCATGCTCAACTCTGTGTCAACCTCAATTTTGCCAAAACATGTCAAGTCAAATAACCCTTCCATATCCTCTGATAGCAGCAGCATAACCCAATTGCAGAACAGCACTAACTTCTATGATGCTCAATCTCATCATCATGTACCTTTACAAGCAGAATTGCAGCAAGAAGGAATTAAATGGTCTGAATATCTCAACACCCCTTTATTTCTGGGAAATGCAGCAGTCAAGAATcagagtaccaccaccaccaccaccactcaatCTATCTACAGTAGTGATGAGGTTATTAAACCTGCAGAACCATCAGGGTTCATCACAGATGAATCTAGCACTACTTGGCATCAGCATCATTTTCAACCTTTGGACTTATATACCAAAGATATGCAGAGATTCTCGGTTGCATTTGGACAAACACTTTAG
- the LOC130730961 gene encoding pectin acetylesterase 12-like, translating into MARFFWVGIAITLVLVSNCVDGSEGYLHHFNETELSLLEAHEAAASALSFSGRNNPLLVGLTLIQNAAAKGAVCLDGTLPGYHLHRGYGSGANSWLVNLEGGGWCNNIRTCVYRKKTRRGSSAFMEKEIPFTGILSNKAEENPDFFNWNRVKLRYCDGASFAGDAAHPTAQLQFRGQRIWAAAMEDLMSKGMRFANQALLSGCSAGGLATIIHCDEFRGYFPRTAKVKCLSDAGLFLDAIDVSGGRSLRNLYSGVVGLQRVQKNLPQICTNHLDPTSCFFPQNLISSVRTPLFILNAAYDSWQIQSSLAPPTADPHGYWHDCRLNHAKCSRSQVQFLQGFRNRMLNVIKDFSRSNRNGLFINSCFAHCQSERQDTWFSDNSPVIGNKAIAVAVGDWYFDRAGVKAIDCPYPCDKTCHNLIFA; encoded by the exons ATGGCGAGGTTTTTCTGGGTTGGCATTGCAATAACACTTGTTTTAGTTAGCAACTGTGTTGATGGGTCTGAGGGTTACCTACATCACTTCAACGAAACGGAGCTGTCTTTGTTGGAAGCACATGAAGCAGCAGCATCAGCCTTATCATTCTCCGGGAGGAATAATCCTCTGCTTGTAGGCCTCACCCTTATTCAAAATGCAGCTGCTAAAGGAGCAG TCTGCTTGGATGGAACATTGCCTGGTTACCATTTGCATCGTGGATATGGATCAGGAGCAAATAGTTGGCTTGTTAACTTAGAG GGAGGTGGATGGTGCAATAACATTAGAACGTGTGTTTATCGTAAGAAAACCCGGCGTGGATCGTCGGCCTTCATGGAAAAGGAGATACCCTTTACAGGAATACTGAGTAACAAAGCTGAAGAAAATCCAG ATTTTTTCAATTGGAACAGAGTAAAGCTTCGTTATTGTGATGGCGCCTCATTTGCTGGGGATGCTGCACACCCG ACTGCACAACTGCAATTCAGAGGTCAACGTATTTGGGCAGCTGCGATGGAAGACTTGATGTCAAAGGGAATGCGTTTTGCCAATCAG GCTCTTCTTTCGGGATGCTCTGCGGGTGGCCTAGCTACTATTATACACTGTGATGAGTTCCGAGGTTACTTTCCAAGGACTGCTAAAGTGAAGTGTCTAAGTGATGCTGGGTTGTTTCTTGATGC GATTGATGTATCTGGTGGGCGTTCTCTCAGGAACTTATACAGTGGTGTCGTAGGATTGCAG agagtgcagaagaatctaCCACAAATTTGTACTAATCACCTTGATCCCACCTCG TGCTTCTTCCCTCAAAACTTGATTTCCAGTGTTAGAACCCCGCTATTTATTCTTAATGCTGCTTATGATTCATGGCAG ATTCAATCTAGCTTAGCTCCTCCAACAGCAGATCCTCATGGCTATTGGCATGATTGTAGATTAAACCATGCTAAATGTAGTAGATCACAAGTCCAATTTCTGCAAG GATTCAGGAATCGCATGCTGAATGTTATTAAAGACTTCTCGAGATCAAACCGGAATGGATTGTTTATAAATTCATGTTTTGCTCACTGCCAATCCGAAAGACAAGACACATGGTTTTCTGACAATTCTCCTGTTATAGGGAACAAG GCAATTGCGGTGGCTGTTGGAGACTGGTATTTTGACCGAGCAGGTGTTAAGGCGATTGATTGTCCTTATCCTTGTGATAAGACATGCCACAATCTGATTTTTGCATAA
- the LOC130730963 gene encoding protein NRT1/ PTR FAMILY 4.6-like translates to MADQEATTEEQKLLAQWKRRKGGFRASMFIFVLSALDNMGFVANMVSLVLYFYMVMHFDLSSSANTLTNFMGSTFLLSLVGGFISDTYLNRFTTCLLFGSLEVLALTMLTVQAGSDHLHPDACGKSSCVKGGIAFMFYTSLCLMALGIGGVRGSMTPFGADQFDEKDQIEAKALASFFNWLLLSSTLGAITGVTGVVWVSTQRAWHWGFFIITIASSIGFVILALGKPFYRIKIPGDSPTLRIAQVIVVAFKNRKLSLPESQEELYEISDKDAAVEKIAHTNQMRSLDKAAILQDNLKPQPWKVCTVTQVEEVKILTRMLPIVASTIIMNTCLAQLQTFSVQQGNVMNLKLGSFTVPAASIPVIPLIFISILVPLYELFFVPFARKITHHPSGITHLQRVGVGLVLSSISMAVAGIIEVKRKDQGRKDPSKPISLFWLSFQYGIFGIADMFTLVGLLEFFYRESPANMKSLSTSLTWLSMSLGYFLSTVFVNVINAITKRITPSKQGWLHGFDLNQNNLNLFYWFLAILSTLNFFNYLYWASRYKYKSEESNSSTGFNGLVEMHLGAKQDWEANGEPPTHRDREI, encoded by the exons ATG GCAGATCAAGAAGCAACAACAGAAGAACAGAAGCTGCTGGCACAATGGAAGAGAAGAAAAGGTGGATTCAGAGCTTCCATGTTCATTTTTG TGTTGTCAGCATTGGACAACATGGGTTTTGTGGCAAACATGGTGAGCTTAGTGCTGTATTTTTATATGGTGATGCACTTTGATCTGTCCAGTTCTGCCAACACTCTCACAAACTTTATGGGTTCAACTTTCTTGCTTTCCCTTGTTGGAGGCTTCATCTCAGACACTTACCTCAATAGATTCACCACATGCTTGCTTTTTGGATCACTTGAGGTTCTG GCTTTGACAATGCTCACAGTTCAAGCTGGTTCAGATCATCTACACCCAGATGCTTGTGGCAAGTCAAGCTGTGTGAAAGGTGGCATAGCATTCATGTTCTACACATCATTGTGTTTGATGGCATTGGGCATAGGAGGAGTCAGAGGATCCATGACACCATTTGGTGCTGACCAATTTGATGAAAAGGATCAAATTGAAGCAAAAGCACTTGCAAGCTTTTTCAATTGGCTTTTGCTCAGTTCAACTCTAGGAGCAATTACTGGTGTCACTGGTGTTGTGTGGGTTAGTACCCAAAGAGCTTGGCATTGGGGTTTTTTCATAATAACCATAGCGTCCTCTATTGGCTTTGTGATCCTTGCTCTTGGTAAGCCATTCTACCGCATCAAAATCCCTGGAGATAGCCCCACTTTGAGGATTGCTCAG GTTATTGTTGTGGCTTTTAAAAACAGAAAGCTGTCACTGCCAGAGTCACAGGAAGAACTATATGAGATCAGTGATAAAGATGCTGCAGTGGAGAAGATTGCCCACACCAACCAGATGAG GTCTCTAGATAAAGCAGCCATTCTCCAAGATAACTTAAAACCTCAGCCATGGAAGGTTTGCACGGTGACACAAGTTGAAGAAGTGAAGATCCTAACTAGAATGCTACCCATAGTAGCCAGCACAATCATAATGAACACATGTTTGGCACAGCTTCAAACATTCTCAGTTCAACAAGGGAATGTAATGAACCTAAAACTTGGCTCTTTTACAGTGCCTGCAGCATCCATTCCTGTTATCCCCCTTATTTTCATCAGCATCCTGGTTCCCTTGTATGAGTTGTTCTTCGTGCCATTCGCGCGAAAGATCACTCATCATCCTTCAGGAATCACACACCTTCAAAGGGTAGGTGTTGGTTTGGTACTCTCATCCATATCAATGGCAGTGGCTGGGATTATTGAGGTGAAAAGAAAAGACCAAGGAAGAAAAGACCCATCTAAGCCCATAAGCCTATTTTGGCTTTCTTTCCAATATGGTATATTTGGAATTGCTGACATGTTCACACTTGTTGGACTCCTTGAATTTTTCTACAGAGAATCACCTGCAAACATGAAATCACTCTCAACCTCTTTGACATGGTTATCAATGTCTCTTGGTTACTTCTTGAGCACTGTTTTTGTCAATGTCATCAATGCTATTACTAAAAGGATCACTCCTAGCAAACAAGGATGGTTGCATGGGTTTGACTTGAACCAAAATAATCTGAACCTTTTCTATTGGTTCCTAGCCATACTTAGCACACTTAATTTTTTCAACTACCTTTATTGGGCTTCCAGGTACAAGTACAAATCTGAAGAAAGCAATTCAAGCACAGGTTTTAATGGTTTAGTTGAAATGCATCTTGGGGCAAAGCAAGACTGGGAAGCCAATGGTGAACCACCCACCCATCGTGACCGAGAGATTTAA